In the Opitutia bacterium genome, one interval contains:
- a CDS encoding cytidine/deoxycytidylate deaminase family protein — protein MEAGLKPTAPAAAPRETATSNPIDLIADATARFDHRPSWDEYFMATATLISSRSNCERLNVGCVIVTGGERRNRIVAAGYNGWLPGTPHVSRIRDNHETATVHAEQNAVADAARRGSSVEGCTVYVTHYPCINCAKILAAAGIAEIKYHTDYNNDPFVAPILADAGVRISKL, from the coding sequence ATGGAGGCTGGCTTGAAACCTACCGCTCCCGCCGCCGCTCCGCGCGAGACGGCTACGAGCAACCCCATCGACCTGATTGCCGACGCCACCGCTCGCTTCGATCACCGGCCGAGCTGGGACGAGTATTTCATGGCGACGGCGACGCTGATCTCGTCGCGGTCGAACTGTGAGCGGCTGAACGTTGGCTGCGTCATCGTGACCGGCGGCGAGCGGCGCAACCGCATCGTCGCGGCGGGCTACAACGGCTGGCTGCCCGGCACGCCGCACGTCTCGCGCATCCGCGACAACCACGAGACCGCGACCGTGCACGCCGAGCAGAACGCCGTGGCCGATGCCGCGCGCCGCGGCTCGAGCGTCGAGGGCTGCACGGTCTATGTGACCCATTACCCGTGCATCAACTGCGCGAAGATCCTCGCGGCCGCCGGCATCGCGGAAATCAAATACCACACGGACTACAACAACGACCCGTTCGTGGCGCCGATCCTCGCCGACGCAGGCGTGAGGATTTCCAAACTCTGA
- a CDS encoding UpxY family transcription antiterminator, producing MGQHLPDFTEPRWFVCHTKPRCEKKFADLLAREKFDHYLALIESVRRYGTQKKVFTKPLFAGYVFAQIIPEKKARVYQQDLLVRALMVENESVFLRQLADVKAVCASGYEAALHPLIRKGTRVRVSGGALHGLEGYVDDPVNPKGIVVSVDVLQQGLLVRLPLESLQPLP from the coding sequence ATGGGCCAGCATCTTCCCGACTTCACCGAGCCGCGTTGGTTCGTCTGCCACACCAAGCCGCGCTGCGAAAAGAAATTCGCCGATCTCCTCGCGCGCGAGAAATTCGATCACTACCTCGCGCTGATCGAGAGCGTGCGCCGCTACGGCACGCAGAAAAAGGTGTTCACGAAACCGCTCTTCGCCGGCTACGTCTTCGCGCAAATCATCCCGGAAAAAAAGGCGCGCGTCTACCAGCAGGACCTCCTCGTCCGCGCCCTCATGGTGGAGAACGAATCCGTCTTCCTGCGCCAGCTCGCCGATGTGAAGGCGGTCTGCGCGTCCGGCTACGAAGCGGCGCTGCACCCGTTGATTCGCAAGGGCACCCGCGTGCGCGTGAGCGGCGGCGCGCTCCACGGCCTCGAAGGATATGTGGACGATCCGGTGAACCCGAAGGGAATCGTCGTGTCCGTGGACGTGCTGCAGCAGGGCCTGCTGGTCCGCCTGCCGCTCGAAAGCCTGCAACCGCTCCCGTGA
- a CDS encoding response regulator, whose translation MSVSVKQTLAQSLPPTTGAAAASAPVRVLVVDDDENDFFVVSRLLTRNTFAEYRLEWAASYAAGLDALERGGHDVAIVDYRLGMETGLELVRMAQAKNCGLPVILLTGHDSHEIDRESTRAGAADYLCKNGLTTGQLERSIRYALRHSNTLRELRSSQNQLELFMHNVPCAVAICDHEGGVLFQNRLFAEHMRDFDGDLRPRESATPWILRHQERCWLVTTFPLTVSLERQLQGLAAIDITERVRSEEERLRQAQLLDNIMKNLPVIVGRLDASGQVLEARGKLAHCGIAAETITGAVFADLFPQSRDALERAQRNEEVSFTLRGQANEREWHADFYAVGSPGAGVTFLGRDVTERRWLEQRLLTVIDAEQQRIGADLHDGLGQKLTGLACLATALRDRLASGDAQNAEQANLIAALSNDATLESRALARGLCPVQLEQAGGLHSALTELVESTEVIQGVRCRFRSPPQFECDHLTGVQLYRISQEAINNALRHSAARNIEVTLLAQGGADFRLTIADDGKGFDAAARPLRKGGLRLMEYRANMIGGTFVVDSQPGLGTRVMCEFSIAADRTKA comes from the coding sequence ATGTCCGTTTCCGTGAAGCAAACGCTCGCCCAATCGCTGCCACCGACCACCGGCGCGGCTGCCGCCTCTGCGCCCGTTCGCGTGTTGGTGGTCGACGACGACGAGAACGATTTCTTCGTCGTTTCCCGGCTGCTCACCCGCAATACCTTCGCGGAATACCGCCTCGAGTGGGCCGCCAGTTACGCCGCCGGTCTCGATGCGCTCGAGCGCGGCGGTCACGACGTCGCCATCGTCGACTACCGTCTCGGCATGGAGACGGGGCTCGAACTCGTCCGGATGGCGCAGGCGAAGAACTGCGGCCTGCCCGTGATTCTGCTCACCGGCCACGACAGCCACGAGATCGACCGCGAGTCCACCCGCGCGGGTGCGGCGGATTACCTGTGCAAGAACGGCCTCACCACGGGCCAGCTCGAACGCTCGATCCGCTACGCGCTCCGCCACAGCAACACCCTGCGGGAGCTGCGCTCGAGCCAGAACCAGCTCGAGCTTTTCATGCACAATGTCCCGTGCGCCGTCGCGATCTGCGACCACGAGGGTGGAGTGCTTTTCCAGAATCGGCTCTTCGCGGAACACATGCGCGATTTCGACGGCGATTTGCGCCCCCGCGAAAGCGCCACGCCGTGGATCCTCCGGCATCAGGAGCGGTGCTGGCTCGTGACGACCTTCCCGCTCACCGTCTCGCTCGAGAGGCAGCTGCAAGGTCTCGCTGCCATCGACATCACCGAGCGCGTCCGCTCCGAGGAGGAGCGGCTCCGGCAGGCGCAGCTGCTCGACAACATCATGAAGAACCTGCCGGTCATCGTCGGCCGCCTCGACGCCTCCGGCCAGGTGCTGGAGGCGCGCGGCAAGCTCGCGCATTGCGGCATCGCCGCCGAGACGATCACCGGCGCGGTCTTCGCCGATCTTTTCCCGCAAAGCCGCGACGCGCTCGAACGCGCGCAGCGCAACGAGGAAGTGAGCTTCACGCTTCGCGGACAGGCGAACGAGCGCGAGTGGCACGCCGATTTCTACGCGGTGGGCAGTCCGGGCGCCGGCGTGACGTTCCTCGGACGCGACGTCACCGAACGCCGCTGGCTTGAGCAGCGGCTCCTCACCGTGATCGACGCCGAGCAACAGCGCATCGGCGCCGACCTGCACGACGGACTCGGCCAGAAATTGACCGGACTCGCGTGCCTCGCGACGGCGTTGCGCGACCGCCTGGCGAGCGGCGATGCGCAAAACGCCGAGCAGGCCAACCTCATCGCGGCGCTTTCGAACGACGCCACGCTCGAGTCGCGCGCGCTGGCCCGCGGTCTTTGCCCGGTGCAGTTGGAGCAGGCGGGCGGCCTGCATTCGGCGCTCACGGAACTCGTGGAAAGCACCGAGGTGATCCAGGGCGTGCGCTGTCGGTTCCGCAGCCCGCCGCAGTTTGAGTGCGACCATCTCACCGGCGTGCAGCTCTACCGCATTTCGCAGGAGGCGATCAACAACGCGCTCCGCCACAGTGCGGCGAGGAACATCGAAGTCACGCTCCTCGCGCAGGGCGGCGCGGACTTTCGCCTGACGATCGCCGACGATGGCAAGGGCTTCGACGCCGCCGCGCGGCCCTTGCGCAAGGGCGGACTGCGCCTGATGGAATACCGCGCCAACATGATCGGCGGCACCTTCGTCGTCGATTCGCAGCCCGGACTCGGCACGCGCGTGATGTGCGAGTTTTCGATCGCGGCCGATCGGACGAAAGCCTGA
- a CDS encoding MaoC family dehydratase translates to MNAFSAYVATGPQRFRERFGLDFEQFAVGQKFKHRPGVTLSQQDSRDECLDTLNQQMLHFDEQFAAHGEWKKCLMDSTLTTKVVLGMTWKTFAKRVQLLGFDEITLPKPTFGGDTLYAESEILEHAANADTPHAGLLKVRTLGLNQRGETVAILVWDALIARAGHDDFTRLDY, encoded by the coding sequence ATGAACGCGTTTTCCGCTTACGTCGCCACCGGTCCGCAGCGCTTTCGCGAGCGCTTCGGGCTGGATTTCGAGCAGTTCGCGGTGGGGCAGAAGTTCAAGCATCGCCCCGGCGTCACGCTGTCGCAGCAGGACAGCCGCGACGAGTGCCTCGACACGCTGAACCAGCAGATGCTGCATTTCGACGAGCAGTTCGCCGCGCACGGCGAATGGAAGAAATGCCTGATGGACTCGACGCTCACGACCAAGGTCGTGCTTGGCATGACGTGGAAGACCTTCGCGAAGCGCGTCCAATTGCTCGGCTTCGACGAGATCACGCTGCCGAAGCCGACGTTCGGCGGCGATACGCTCTACGCCGAGTCGGAGATTCTCGAACACGCGGCCAATGCCGACACGCCGCACGCGGGGCTCCTCAAAGTGCGGACGCTCGGCCTGAACCAGCGCGGCGAAACGGTCGCGATCCTCGTCTGGGACGCGCTCATCGCGCGCGCCGGACACGACGATTTCACCCGCCTCGATTACTGA
- a CDS encoding P-II family nitrogen regulator, with the protein MKLITAIIREEKLDEVRQALIDAEIERITVSRVSGHGQQQEIEFQRGQKVIPNLIPRIEIKIACNDAFEDITVNAILKAAKSGKDGEVGDGKIFIQELKECIRIRTGERGGTAI; encoded by the coding sequence ATGAAGCTTATCACCGCCATCATCCGCGAAGAGAAACTCGACGAGGTCCGCCAGGCCCTCATCGACGCCGAAATCGAGCGCATCACCGTGAGCCGCGTCTCCGGCCACGGCCAACAGCAGGAAATCGAATTCCAGCGCGGTCAGAAGGTCATCCCGAACCTGATTCCGCGTATCGAGATCAAGATCGCCTGCAACGACGCCTTCGAAGACATCACCGTCAACGCCATCCTGAAGGCCGCGAAGTCCGGCAAGGACGGCGAGGTCGGCGACGGCAAGATCTTCATCCAGGAACTCAAGGAGTGCATCCGCATCCGCACCGGCGAGCGCGGCGGCACCGCGATTTGA
- a CDS encoding CoA ester lyase, with translation MSHPRLTSLLFTPGTRPDRFEKVPTSGADGIIIDWEDAVPAADKDRVRGETIAWLKQHGRVGTPPFATAVRVNDLRSAHGRADLDALNAAALRLDVVVLPKVESAAEVREAARQLFGEPRLLCLIETVLGVRHAAEIAAASTQVAALAFGGFDLSAETGGEPTWDALLWPRTQVVHAATAAGVLALDQPFIDLENLGGLAEECAAVRALGFAGKLAVHPKQCAAIKAAFRPTEAAVARAQRVVAEFEAARGNVAVIDGQMIDVPMYRSAQRVLARAGA, from the coding sequence ATGTCGCACCCCCGGCTCACCTCGCTGCTGTTCACGCCCGGCACGCGTCCCGACCGTTTCGAGAAGGTCCCGACGAGCGGCGCGGACGGCATCATCATCGACTGGGAAGACGCCGTGCCGGCCGCCGACAAGGATCGCGTGCGCGGCGAGACGATTGCGTGGCTCAAGCAGCACGGGCGCGTCGGCACGCCGCCCTTTGCGACGGCGGTGCGAGTAAACGATCTGCGCTCGGCGCACGGGCGCGCCGATCTCGACGCGCTCAACGCTGCGGCTTTGCGGCTCGATGTCGTGGTGTTGCCGAAAGTCGAGTCGGCGGCCGAAGTGCGCGAAGCCGCGCGCCAGCTCTTCGGCGAACCGCGTCTCCTGTGCCTCATCGAAACGGTGCTCGGAGTGCGCCACGCGGCGGAGATCGCCGCGGCATCGACGCAGGTCGCCGCGCTGGCGTTCGGAGGGTTTGATCTCTCGGCGGAGACCGGTGGCGAGCCGACGTGGGATGCGCTGCTGTGGCCGCGCACGCAGGTCGTTCACGCCGCGACGGCGGCGGGCGTGCTGGCGCTGGATCAGCCGTTCATCGATTTGGAAAATCTGGGCGGCCTGGCCGAGGAGTGCGCGGCGGTTCGCGCGTTGGGCTTCGCCGGCAAGCTGGCGGTTCACCCGAAACAGTGCGCCGCGATCAAAGCGGCATTCCGGCCGACCGAGGCGGCGGTCGCGCGCGCGCAGCGCGTCGTCGCGGAGTTCGAGGCTGCGCGCGGGAACGTGGCCGTGATCGATGGTCAGATGATCGACGTGCCGATGTATCGCTCGGCGCAACGTGTGCTCGCGCGCGCCGGAGCCTGA
- a CDS encoding right-handed parallel beta-helix repeat-containing protein: MKLLSFALLAGALAASPTLFAADVDVSAVENLRPALPSIPARVFRLTDFGAVGDAKTMNTAAFARAIAAVAEAGGGRLVVPQGVFRTGPFKLCSNLDLHLEEGAVIQAPATFTEAGLPEPETLKSQAEVRAKVAVLDPLISGKKLHDVALTGPGTIDGNGAHWWKWSERAARNAKATEPNRLVYRRSHLIVIDDCERLLVADVTLKNSPMFHLVPKRVNDLTIERVKVFAPWDGCAPNTDAIDPGPGTNFLIRDCLIDTGDDDIVIKSGGTNILIENCTIKHGHGISIGSETSVGVKNMLVRNCTMEGTDNGIRIKSMRGAGGPVENIRYTGITMKDVENAIVLQLDYTDNNRPDFRGDQSKVPSIRDVLIDNVTISGSRRAGKIIGLPDSRIRGVTLRDVKLSAERDFEIKDAEPPLFERVTKDIRPGVAPAERPGEH, from the coding sequence ATGAAACTGCTTTCGTTCGCGTTGCTCGCCGGCGCGCTGGCTGCAAGCCCGACCCTGTTCGCTGCGGACGTCGATGTCTCCGCCGTGGAGAATCTTCGCCCGGCGCTCCCGTCGATTCCCGCGCGCGTCTTCCGGCTCACCGACTTCGGGGCGGTCGGCGATGCGAAGACGATGAACACCGCGGCTTTCGCCCGAGCCATCGCTGCGGTCGCGGAGGCAGGCGGCGGCCGGCTCGTCGTGCCCCAGGGCGTTTTCCGAACTGGACCTTTTAAGCTCTGCTCGAATCTCGATCTGCACTTGGAGGAGGGAGCCGTAATCCAAGCTCCGGCAACGTTCACCGAAGCCGGTCTGCCGGAGCCCGAGACGCTGAAAAGCCAGGCCGAGGTGCGTGCGAAGGTGGCCGTGCTCGATCCGTTGATCAGCGGCAAGAAACTCCACGATGTCGCCTTGACCGGGCCGGGGACGATCGACGGCAACGGCGCCCACTGGTGGAAATGGTCCGAGCGCGCCGCGCGCAACGCCAAGGCGACGGAGCCCAACCGGCTCGTTTACCGCCGCTCGCACCTGATCGTCATAGACGATTGCGAGCGGTTGCTCGTGGCGGACGTCACGCTGAAGAACTCTCCCATGTTTCACCTCGTGCCGAAGCGCGTCAACGACCTGACCATCGAGCGCGTGAAGGTCTTCGCTCCTTGGGACGGCTGCGCGCCGAACACCGACGCGATCGATCCGGGGCCGGGCACCAACTTTCTAATTCGCGACTGCCTGATCGACACGGGCGACGACGACATCGTCATCAAATCCGGCGGCACGAACATCCTCATCGAAAACTGCACGATCAAACACGGCCATGGCATCTCGATCGGCTCCGAGACCTCCGTGGGCGTGAAGAATATGCTGGTCCGCAATTGCACGATGGAAGGCACGGACAACGGCATTCGCATCAAGTCGATGCGCGGCGCGGGTGGCCCGGTTGAAAATATCCGCTACACCGGCATCACGATGAAGGACGTCGAGAACGCGATCGTGCTCCAACTCGACTACACCGACAACAATCGCCCCGATTTCCGCGGCGACCAGAGCAAGGTGCCGTCCATCCGGGACGTCCTCATCGACAACGTGACGATCAGTGGTTCGCGTCGCGCGGGGAAAATCATCGGCCTGCCCGACAGCCGGATTCGCGGTGTCACGCTGCGCGACGTGAAGCTCAGCGCCGAGCGCGACTTTGAAATCAAGGACGCGGAGCCACCGCTCTTCGAGCGCGTGACCAAGGACATTCGCCCGGGCGTCGCGCCGGCGGAGCGACCGGGCGAACACTGA
- a CDS encoding Nif3-like dinuclear metal center hexameric protein: MASLQQLTDYCDRRTRRSSFKDYPGAVNGLQVGNDGRVTKIGAAVDAGLVPFEKAVECGVDFLVVHHGLFWGGAQPLTGPAYERYATLIRGNCAVYSSHLPLDAHAELGNNVLLARQLGLKPKGRFLPHDDDFIGWTAPNKFKRSQLRNRLEELYPRVVALEFGAAQPKHVAFCSGSGNSAIAALPATGIDTLVTGELREEWFNFAQEQRLNVYCCGHYATETLAVKALAAELAKKFRLPWVFIDTENPL; this comes from the coding sequence ATGGCTTCGCTCCAGCAGCTCACCGACTACTGCGACCGGCGCACCCGGCGTTCGTCCTTCAAGGACTATCCCGGCGCGGTCAACGGCCTGCAGGTCGGCAACGACGGGCGCGTCACGAAGATCGGCGCCGCCGTCGACGCGGGCCTCGTGCCGTTCGAGAAGGCGGTCGAGTGCGGCGTGGATTTTCTCGTCGTGCACCACGGGCTTTTCTGGGGCGGCGCGCAACCGCTCACCGGGCCAGCCTACGAACGCTACGCGACGCTCATCCGCGGCAACTGCGCCGTCTACTCCTCGCACCTGCCGCTCGATGCGCACGCGGAACTCGGCAACAACGTCCTGCTCGCGCGCCAACTCGGCCTGAAACCGAAGGGCCGCTTCCTGCCGCACGACGACGACTTCATCGGCTGGACCGCGCCGAACAAGTTCAAGCGCTCGCAGCTGCGCAACCGCCTCGAGGAACTCTACCCGCGCGTCGTCGCCCTCGAATTCGGCGCCGCGCAACCCAAGCACGTCGCGTTCTGCAGCGGCTCGGGCAACAGCGCCATCGCCGCCCTGCCCGCGACCGGCATCGACACCCTCGTGACCGGCGAGCTGCGCGAAGAGTGGTTCAACTTCGCCCAGGAACAGCGCCTCAATGTCTATTGCTGCGGCCACTACGCGACGGAGACGCTCGCCGTGAAGGCGCTCGCCGCCGAACTCGCGAAGAAATTCCGCCTGCCCTGGGTGTTCATCGACACGGAAAATCCCCTTTGA
- a CDS encoding response regulator transcription factor translates to MKAPSSADGDSSAAAPAPSTARKILLVDDHPITRQGLRMLISQQPGMSVVGESDNAAQAMDLAAKLKPDIVIVDIALRSANGIELTKNLKAHSPDLLILIVSMHDEELFAERALRAGARGYLMKHEASERVVEALGKISTGELYISDRVRGRMLSRLVNNRTGEVTSPVESLSDREMEVFQLIGNGYATRQIAERLNLSVKTIDSYREHLKLKLSLESGAELVRYAIQWVKAQDSV, encoded by the coding sequence ATGAAGGCCCCATCGTCCGCCGACGGCGACAGTTCCGCTGCCGCGCCCGCTCCGTCCACTGCCCGGAAGATCCTGCTCGTCGACGACCACCCGATCACCCGGCAGGGGCTGCGCATGCTCATCAGCCAGCAGCCCGGAATGTCGGTCGTGGGCGAGTCCGACAACGCCGCCCAGGCCATGGATCTCGCCGCGAAGCTCAAGCCGGACATCGTGATCGTCGACATCGCGCTGCGCTCCGCCAACGGCATCGAGCTCACGAAAAACCTGAAAGCTCACTCGCCGGATCTGTTGATTCTGATCGTCTCGATGCACGATGAGGAGCTTTTCGCCGAGCGGGCTCTCCGCGCCGGCGCGCGCGGCTATTTGATGAAACACGAGGCGAGCGAGCGCGTGGTCGAGGCCCTCGGGAAGATCAGCACCGGAGAGCTCTACATCAGCGATCGCGTGCGCGGTCGCATGCTGTCGCGCCTCGTGAACAATCGCACCGGGGAAGTCACGTCCCCCGTCGAAAGTCTCAGCGATCGCGAGATGGAAGTCTTCCAACTCATCGGCAACGGCTACGCGACCCGCCAGATCGCGGAGCGCCTCAACTTGAGCGTGAAGACCATCGATTCCTACCGCGAACACTTGAAGCTCAAGCTGAGCCTCGAGTCCGGCGCCGAACTCGTGCGCTACGCGATTCAGTGGGTGAAGGCGCAGGACAGTGTCTGA
- a CDS encoding ammonium transporter yields MNTHPLRKLAAGAAVLSLPTLALAQAATPPAPTVDSGITSWMLVSTTLVLLMVPGLALFYGGLVRTKNVLGTMMHSFIAMAIVGVIWAVVGYSLAFGPNILGGFVGWNKDLVFLSGIDQTIMSYNVPEYVFAMFQGKFAIITPALIAGAVAERISFRGWAVFITLWVLFVYAPLCHWVWASDGYFFKMGAIDFAGGTVVHISSGISGLVLALFVGPRLGHPKLSTSPNNLTMVLLGAGLLWVGWFGFNAGSAVASNLDTARALTVTQVAAATGALTWVLIEAFAHGKPTSLGLASGILAGLVAITPAAGVVGVKGAIALGVIAALGCYFVITLKGKFGYDDTLDAFGVHGAGGIIGAIALTFFIRDSWAKPEGWTLVGQLKTQALAVGATVAFAVVMTLIIGFIVQKTVGLRLSEQSERAGMDHDLHGERGYGLNNLN; encoded by the coding sequence ATGAACACACACCCACTACGGAAGCTCGCGGCCGGAGCCGCCGTGCTTTCCCTGCCAACGCTCGCGCTCGCGCAGGCCGCGACGCCACCCGCTCCGACGGTCGACTCAGGCATCACTTCGTGGATGCTCGTCTCGACGACGCTCGTGTTGCTGATGGTCCCCGGCCTGGCGCTTTTCTACGGCGGCCTTGTCCGCACGAAAAACGTTCTCGGCACCATGATGCACTCGTTCATCGCCATGGCGATCGTCGGTGTCATCTGGGCGGTCGTCGGATACTCGCTGGCCTTCGGCCCGAACATCCTCGGCGGCTTTGTGGGCTGGAACAAGGACCTCGTGTTCCTCTCGGGCATCGATCAGACGATCATGTCCTACAACGTGCCCGAATACGTGTTCGCGATGTTCCAGGGCAAGTTCGCGATCATCACGCCGGCGCTGATCGCCGGTGCGGTCGCGGAGCGCATCAGCTTCCGCGGTTGGGCGGTCTTCATCACCCTTTGGGTCCTCTTCGTCTACGCGCCCCTCTGTCACTGGGTTTGGGCGAGTGACGGCTACTTCTTCAAGATGGGCGCCATCGACTTCGCGGGCGGCACGGTCGTCCATATCTCCTCGGGCATCTCGGGTCTCGTGCTCGCGCTGTTCGTCGGCCCGCGCCTCGGCCACCCGAAACTTTCCACCTCGCCGAACAACCTCACGATGGTGCTCCTCGGCGCCGGTCTCCTCTGGGTCGGCTGGTTCGGCTTCAACGCCGGTTCCGCCGTCGCCTCGAATCTCGACACCGCTCGCGCGCTCACGGTCACGCAGGTTGCCGCCGCCACCGGCGCGCTCACCTGGGTGCTCATCGAAGCCTTCGCGCACGGCAAGCCGACCTCGCTCGGTCTCGCCTCGGGCATTCTCGCCGGTCTCGTCGCCATCACGCCGGCCGCCGGTGTGGTCGGCGTCAAGGGCGCCATCGCGCTCGGCGTCATCGCCGCGCTCGGCTGCTACTTCGTCATCACCCTGAAGGGCAAGTTCGGCTACGACGACACGCTCGACGCGTTCGGCGTGCACGGCGCGGGCGGCATCATCGGTGCCATCGCGCTCACGTTCTTCATCCGCGACAGCTGGGCCAAGCCGGAAGGCTGGACGCTCGTGGGCCAGCTGAAGACACAGGCCCTCGCGGTCGGCGCCACGGTGGCCTTCGCCGTCGTGATGACGCTGATCATCGGGTTCATCGTGCAGAAGACGGTCGGTCTCCGCCTCAGCGAGCAGTCTGAGCGCGCGGGCATGGACCATGACCTCCACGGCGAGCGCGGCTACGGCCTCAACAACCTCAACTAA
- a CDS encoding YqgE/AlgH family protein, producing MKARRPNPKESLAGSLLLSHPAMKDPNFGRTVVLMSAHDADGALGIVINRPLRRRLDEISPDFALSPLAKVPLYTGGPVETAKLILAAWRWREDPSEFELQFGLDPDRAAALVAEPGYTLRGFLGYAGWGKGQLENEMKQNTWFVAGPANYNLGAEEGPALWRLILGSLDPELKLLADEPDDPSKN from the coding sequence ATGAAAGCGCGCCGCCCGAATCCGAAGGAGAGTCTCGCGGGCAGCTTGTTGCTTTCGCATCCGGCGATGAAGGACCCGAATTTCGGCCGCACCGTCGTGCTCATGTCGGCGCACGATGCGGACGGTGCGCTTGGGATCGTCATCAACCGTCCGCTGCGGCGCCGGCTCGACGAAATCAGTCCGGACTTCGCGCTGAGTCCGTTGGCCAAGGTCCCGCTCTACACCGGAGGCCCGGTCGAGACGGCGAAGCTCATCCTCGCGGCCTGGCGGTGGCGCGAGGATCCCAGCGAGTTCGAGCTGCAGTTCGGCCTCGACCCCGATCGTGCGGCCGCGTTGGTGGCCGAGCCGGGTTACACGCTGCGCGGCTTCCTCGGTTATGCGGGCTGGGGGAAGGGACAGCTCGAAAACGAGATGAAGCAGAACACGTGGTTCGTCGCGGGGCCGGCCAACTACAACCTCGGCGCCGAGGAGGGGCCGGCGTTGTGGCGATTGATTTTGGGCTCGCTCGATCCCGAGTTGAAGTTGCTCGCGGACGAGCCGGACGATCCGTCGAAGAACTGA
- a CDS encoding MaoC family dehydratase yields the protein MDPRHASHVEVAPGVFLERMGLFFEDIVVGETYEHRPGKTFTADESMQQTLRSLDQTPALTDLHFHAQLGRGALPINPTHVLAVLTGMMTKTFSKIVANLAWKNVKFHGPVLAGDTVYAESTVIEKRESKSRPGQGIVHVRTTAKTHDGRLVCTFERMILIYGRGQGPYDAAGY from the coding sequence ATGGACCCGCGCCACGCCTCGCACGTTGAAGTCGCGCCCGGAGTTTTCCTCGAGCGCATGGGACTGTTTTTCGAGGACATCGTCGTGGGCGAGACCTACGAGCACCGGCCGGGCAAGACCTTCACGGCGGACGAAAGCATGCAGCAGACGCTGCGCTCGCTCGATCAAACCCCCGCGCTCACCGACCTGCATTTTCATGCGCAGCTCGGTCGTGGCGCGCTGCCGATCAATCCGACGCACGTGCTGGCCGTGTTGACCGGAATGATGACGAAGACGTTTTCGAAGATCGTCGCGAATCTGGCGTGGAAGAACGTGAAGTTCCACGGGCCGGTGTTGGCGGGCGACACCGTCTACGCCGAGTCGACCGTGATCGAGAAACGCGAGTCGAAGTCGCGGCCGGGGCAAGGCATCGTCCATGTCCGCACGACCGCGAAGACGCACGACGGCCGCCTCGTGTGCACGTTCGAGCGGATGATCCTGATCTACGGACGCGGGCAGGGACCCTACGACGCGGCGGGCTATTGA
- the aroQ gene encoding type II 3-dehydroquinate dehydratase: protein MKTFAILHGPNLNRLGKREPHIYGTATLKDLEQLIRAEAKRLGVRVVFFQSNHEGALIDRIHALADRGVAGFVVNFGAYTHTSIALHDALKSVAPLPAVEVHISDIKKREKFRRHSYTAAACIAMISGRGFPGYLEALQLLAARA, encoded by the coding sequence TTGAAAACCTTCGCCATCCTCCACGGCCCGAACCTCAACCGCCTCGGCAAACGCGAGCCGCACATCTACGGCACCGCGACGCTCAAGGACCTCGAGCAACTCATCCGCGCCGAAGCGAAGCGCCTGGGCGTCCGCGTCGTGTTCTTTCAGTCGAACCACGAAGGCGCGCTCATCGACCGCATCCATGCCCTCGCCGATCGCGGCGTCGCCGGCTTCGTCGTGAATTTCGGCGCCTACACCCACACGAGCATCGCGCTCCACGACGCCTTGAAGAGCGTCGCGCCGCTCCCCGCCGTCGAGGTGCACATCTCGGACATCAAGAAGCGGGAAAAATTCCGCCGCCACTCCTACACCGCCGCCGCCTGCATCGCGATGATCAGCGGCCGGGGTTTCCCGGGCTACCTCGAGGCGCTGCAACTCCTCGCCGCGCGCGCCTGA